GCTTATGCCGGGCTTTTCACAGCTTGGATCGTGTATCACCGCTCTTTTGAAGCGGGACCAACAATCGACAATCCTCGATCATCCCTCGGCAATCCAATCTTCCATGCCGGTCGACGCCATACGTTCGTATTATGCTTCGGATCACTCCGCCGCACGGCCGTCGTCGTATCGCGGGGCGGTCCAGCGCGCTCTAAGCTTTATCGCCGTTTTTTTGCTGAGCGCGAGCGCTGTGCTGGCCCAGCAACCTGCGGGCTCTGAACCACTCCCCGACGCCTTCATCCATGTTGCCTATTACCAGCAACTTCACCCCCCGCAGCAGGGGACAGCACCCTGGCGCTGGCGTGTCATCGGCGGGGCCCTGCCATCCGGCATCTCGCTTGAACCCAACGGCGTGATTGGCGGCGCTGCCACGGTGCCCGGCCAGTACCGTTTCACGCTGGAAGCCCGCGATTCGTCGCCGAAACCAGTGACGAAATCCCGCGAGTATGTGATCACGGTTCCTCCACCCCTGAGGGTTGTCTGGACCGAGCCGCCCCATGTCACCGACAACGGCGCCATCACCGGCGAAATTGAGGTTTTCAACGGCACCGGACGCACCATGGACCTGACCGTGATCATCGTCGCGGTGAATACGTTCAATAAGGCTTTCGCGCTGGGATACCAGCACTTCTCGTTCGGAGCAGGATCGCAACAGATTCCGTTCGGTTCGACTCTGCCGCGAGACAGCTACATCGTCCATGGCGACACCGTGGGCGAGATCGCCGAGACCTACGAAATCTACCGCGCCCGCCTGCAGACGGGAGCCGTAAGCGTTCCCTGACCCGGGCGCGCGGCAGCGCGCGAGTTCCATCGGCGGAAATGGTCCGAAAACAAAATTCTTATGCCGGTGATTAAAATTTCCTGTTCGACTTGCGCCCGGCGGCCTCGTAGGCTGTTAACCTAAATTCATCTTCCCGCATCCATCAAACGGCTATTATAGGGATATACATTTTCGGGAGGCAGTCATGAGCACCGCTCGCAGCAATCCCGCACAAGTCACAAAT
Above is a genomic segment from Terriglobales bacterium containing:
- a CDS encoding Ig domain-containing protein, translating into MPVDAIRSYYASDHSAARPSSYRGAVQRALSFIAVFLLSASAVLAQQPAGSEPLPDAFIHVAYYQQLHPPQQGTAPWRWRVIGGALPSGISLEPNGVIGGAATVPGQYRFTLEARDSSPKPVTKSREYVITVPPPLRVVWTEPPHVTDNGAITGEIEVFNGTGRTMDLTVIIVAVNTFNKAFALGYQHFSFGAGSQQIPFGSTLPRDSYIVHGDTVGEIAETYEIYRARLQTGAVSVP